AATAATAGTAGCTTTCAAAATTAGACGGTGGAAGCTTATTATTAAGCAATAACTACATCTATTTTGCAGTTGTAAAGTATAGTAGAGCGGCTTGGTTATTTTTTAGTTAAAAGGTTATTTTGTGAGCAAAAATTAAAAAATAATATATTTGCAGTTTATTGAGTACATAAAATTCAATTTATAAATATATTTTCAGATGCTCATATGTGGAAAATTTTGCCCTAAAATTAAAAATAGAATTAAAGGCTGTTTTTAGGTTTATACAGGGAATAAAATCCTGGGGCGGTAGCGTGTTTTGAATTGATTTTTAAATAGGCTTATTCAACTAATTAACAGCAACTCAGTGTAGTAATCAATAAGTTTATCAATTTTTAGGAATATGCAGCCATTAGCAGGCTGATAGCATCACCAATGATAGCTTTTAAATGCTTTTTAACATGTCGACATTTAACTAACTTGACATAGATTCGGGTATTGTAGTGGTCGAGTAAATTTGTACACCTAAGAGTGTAGTATAAAATTGCCCATGACAGAGGTACAAGCAGTGAAAAAAGTTATTCAATAGAGTTTAATTTAGAAACAACCAATCTTGTTGCTTACTGCTGTGTAACTTCTACTGCTTTGTAACTTCGTTTCAGTCCCATAGACATACCTCAAGGATTAATATTAAGTATCTCGCATGAAAGTATCTGATTTCATCAGACCAGAACAGGAGAGAGAGGCATGACAATTCTGGTCACTGGTGGTGCTGGATTTATCGGTGCAAATTTTGTAATCGACTGGCTACAGGCGTATGACGAGCCTATAGTCAATCTCGATAAGCTCACCTATGCGGGCAATTTGGGGAACCTGGCTGCCTTGCAAAATGATGAGCGCCACACCTTCATACAAGGTGATATAGGTGATCAGCCACTTATTGAACGCTTACTCTCTGAACACAAGCCACGCGCCATCATCAGCTTTGCGGCTGAGTCCCATGTAGATCGCTCCATCCATGGGCCTGAGGACTTTATTCAGACAAATATCGTCGGTACCTTTCGCTTGTTAGATGTCGTTCGCGGACACTGGAGTGATCTCCCGTTAAACCAAAAGAGCAATTTCCGCTTCCTTCATGTTTCTACAGATGAGGTCTACGGCTCGTTAGGCCCGGATGAACCCGCTTTTACTGAATCCCATCAATACCAGCCCAATAGTCCCTACAGTGCCAGTAAGGCTTCATCCGACCACTTGGTACGCGCCTACCACCATACCTATGGACTACCGGTACTCATCACCAACTGCTCCAACAACTATGGCCCCTTTCAATTTCCTGAAAAATTGATCCCGCTGGTTATTCACAACGCCCTAGCACGTAAGCCATTGCCCATCTACGGTGATGGCCAGCAGGTCCGTGACTGGCTCTATGTCAGTGACCATTGCAGTGCCATTCGAACTGTTCTAGCCAGAGGGACCCCCGGCGAGGTATACAACGTCGGGGGTTTTAATGAGAAAGCCAATATCGAGGTCGTCCGTACACTCTGTGACATGCTTAATGAACTGCACCCTGCAGAACCCATTTCATCAATTGCCAGTCATCATGAACTCATTACCTACGTTAAGGACCGACCTGGCCACGATCGCCGCTACGCCATTGATGCAACAAAAATAGAAGCTGAACTTGGTTGGTATCCTGCGGAAACCTTCGAAACCGGTATACGCAAGACTGTTGAGTGGTATCTAGATAATCAAACCTGGGTAGAGCAGGTTATCAGTGGTGACTACCGCCGCTGGATTGAAAGGCAATATGTTGAAGTTATTGCTGTTAGGCGCTAGCGGTCAATTGGGTAAAGAATTGAGTCGCACTTTACCTTCTGTGGGCGAAATTAAGGCCAGTGATCGATCCGATACTGACCTAACTAACTGGCAATCCATCCTTGCAGTTCTCGATGCATTCAAGCCTGATGTTATCGTCAATGCTGCAGCCTACACAAATGTCGACAAAGCAGAAAGTGAACGAAAGTTAGCTTTTGACATTAATGCTGAGGCTGTTGGTTTTCTTGCCAATGAAGCTAAAAAGAGAGATATCTGGCTATTTCACTACTCTACCGATTATGTATTTGACGGCCGCAAAGTTGAAGCCTATGTGGAAACAGATGCGACAAACCCGTTAAGCGTCTACGGCAAATCTAAACTTGCAGGTGAGAAGGCCATTGCTGCTATCGGCTGTAAGTACTTAGTCTTTCGTACCTCATGGGTCATGGGTAGAGATGGAAGCAACTTTGCGAAGGTGGTTCTACGATTAGCTACTGAACGCGAGAGCCTTAGCGTTATAAACGATCAATTTGGGGTGCCTACATCACCAGCATTGATTTCCAAAGTAACCCTAGATGCGACTGATGCCATCAAAAAGGGCGATAGCTGGCCTATGGGTATATATCATTTAGTCCCTAAAGGCAAAACCACCTGGTTTGGTATTGCAGAAGCACTCCTTAAACACGCTAGTGACGCAAATATAGAGCTGTTAACAAAAGCATCGCAACTCAAGGCTATTACAGCAGCCGAGTACCCAACCACTGCAAGCCGGCCTACTAACTCTCACCTAAATACTGGCAAGCTTAGCTTGCAACTCTCATTTGATTTACCCAATTGGAGGGATGATTTTGCTGCCACTGCAGAAGCAATTATAAGGAAGTAAAAACAGCATGAAACGCAAAGGTATTATACTCGCCGGTGGATCGGGAACGCGTCTATATCCAGCCACTCAAGTAGTTTCTAAACAGCTGCTTCCAGTGTTTGATAAGCCTATGATCTACTATCCATTAAGCACGCTCATGTTGGCGGATATTCGAGAGATTCTGATCATATCTACACCCAAAGATACTCCCCGTTTTGAGGAGCTTTTGGGTGATGGTAGTCAATGGGGGCTCAAAATTGAATATGCGGTTCAACCATCGCCTGATGGTCTCGCTCAGGCATTGATTATCGGCGAAGAATTTCTAGATGGAGCCCCCTCAGTTCTGATTCTTGGTGACAACATTTTCTACGGCAACTCGCTGCAAGAGAAACTTGCATCTGCTGGTCAACGAGACTGTGGCGCCACTGTTTTTGCTTATCATGTGCACGACCCTGAACGTTATGGTGTTGTCGAGTTTGATAAAAATGGAAAAGTTATTAGCTTGCAAGAAAAGCCTTCAAAGCCTAAATCTAACTATGCTGTGACTGGCCTCTATTTTTATGACGAACGTGCACCTGAATACGCGAAAGAGATTAGACCTTCACGTCGTGGCGAGTTAGAGATTACAGATCTGAACAAAATTTACTTGGAGATAGGTCTACTGTCAGTAGAACAAATGAACCGCGGCTATGCCTGGTTAGATACAGGTACTCATGAAAGCCTAGTGGATGCACACCAGTTTGTGCAGACAATTGAACAGCGCCAAGGGCTCAAAATAGCTTGTCCAGAAGAGATTGCCTTCCGGCAGAAGTGGATTGACCAAGGTAAATTAGAAGAGCTTGCGCAGCCAATGCTCAAAAATGGTTACGGAAAATACCTTATGCAAACAACTAAGGAATCAGTCTGTGAGAATGGTTACTACCAAGATTCCTGAAGTAAAAATTATTGAACCGACCGTTTTTGAAGATGGACGAGGCTTCTTTTTTGAAAGCTTTAATCATAAAAAGTTTGAGGAAGAGGTTGGGTACAACGTTAGATTTGTACAAGATAATTTTTCCAAATCAAATAAAGATGTTCTTAGAGGGCTTCATTACCAAATCCAGCCTAAGGCTCAGGGGAAACTGATTTATGTTGCCCATGGTGAAATTTTTGATGTTGCGGTAGATATACGCAAAAACTCAAAAACTCATGGGCATTGGGTTGGCACAGTACTTTCTAGTGTTAACAAAAGGCAGTTGTGGATTCCAGAGGGGTTCGCGCATGGATTTCTAACCATGAGCGACGAGGCTAAAGTGATCTATAAAGTTACTGAATATTACCACCCGAAATATGAACGTTCTGTTTCTTGGGATGACAGTTCCCTGAAGATCAATTGGCCAATTCAAAATCCAATTTTGTCTAATAGGGATTTAATGGCAAAACCATTTCTTATGGCGGATTATGCATGAAGGCAATATCGTTAGTAGCAACTCCTCGATTAGCTAAATTTTTTGACAATTTGACAGGAAACGAAGCGATTCTATATCAGCTAGTACGTCAACAGTTGATTCTTAGATATAGAAGGACTTTTTTTGGTTATCTGTGGACGCTATTTAACCCACTACTGATGATGTCTGTTACCGCTGTTGTGTTTTCAACTATCTTTCAGCTTGATCTGAAAACGTACGCGATTTTTCTTTTTTCAGGGATGGTTGCATTTCAGTTTTTCGCAACATGTTCTGCTCAAAGTGGGCAGTCATTGCTTGGGAATGAACAGTTAATCAAGAAGATATATGTTACAAAGTTACTCTTTCCTTTGTCCGTTTCATTTGCATTATTGATTGATAGTATCCTGATGGCATCATCACTATTTATTATTATCCTAGCCATTGGTGGGAAAATAACATGGGCAATTTTGTTTATTCCATTATCCTATCTGTTGATCTATGGGTTTAGTTTTGGGCTTGGGTTAATCCTGTCGGTAGCCTCCGTTTTTTTTAGAGATTTACAACATATTATTGCGATAGTTATGCAGGCCCTGTTATTTCTTAGCCCCGTTTTTTATAAGCCTGAGTCTCTAGCGGGAAAGGTTAAAGTGCTAATTGAACTTAACCCTTTAACACATTATATCGAGCTATTTAGGGCTCCTATCTACAATGGCGATTTACCATCCATGACAACAGTGCTGATGGCAGCACTTTACTCTTGTATTTCTCTAGCATTAGGAATATATGTTTTTCGTAAATTAGAAAACAGAGTGGCCTTTAGGTTGTAAATCATGAGTAAAATTGAAGTAAATAACGTAAGTCTGGTTTATCGAAAATACCAGGATGGCGCAACTTCAGCTAAGGAGTATTTTGCCAGTCTTCTGCGAAGAAAGAATAATACTTATTCAGATTTTTCTGCTTTGAAAGATGTGACTTTTACCGTAAAGGGAGGAGAGCGCCTAGGTATTGTCGGTCGAAATGGTACGGGAAAAAGTACCTTGCTTAAAGCGATTTGTGGCGTTTATCAACCAACAAAAGGCAGGGTTAGGGTGCAGGGAAATATTGCGCCTCTGTTAGAAATAGGAGCTGGGTTTCATCCTGAATTCACGGGTCGTGAAAATATTTATTTCAATGGAGCTATCTTAGGGTACAGCAGATTACATCTTGAAGAAATTGAAAATGAAGTCTTCGAATTTGCAGAATTGCAAGATTTTATTGATACCCCAGTTAAATATTATTCAACCGGAATGTATATGAGACTGGCCTTCTCTCTGGCGACAACGTTTCATCCCGATATTCTTGTTTTAGATGAGTTATTTGTCGGTGGAGATGCTTCATTTATTAAACGTGGGAAAGAGCGAATGAACAAGATGATCGATCGTTCCAATGTGATGGTGCTTGTGTCTCATGACCAAAGCCTCTTGCGCTCTCTATGCGATCGATTCATTTGGCTGGACCAAGGAAAGGTGGTGGCTGATGGTGACTCAAGTGTGCTTGATGCATATATGAGTAGTTGAAATGTTTATGGAAGAATTGAGTTTAATTCGTAAGCTTTACCGAAGTTATCTTTCTCGTTACAAATGGGCGAGGTGGTTAAAAAAAATTTATTTATATATTTTTTTTAATTATCTTCATTTGCGAAATGTAATTATTTGGCAAACTCATGGTTGTAATTCGTTTGTCAAGAGATATGTACTACGGCTTTTTAGCCCTAATAGTCAATTCTTTATCATGAGGACTTTCAAAGAGTTTTATTTGACTACCAGGACTAAAACCAAATCTCTACCTGATAAACTTGTATCTACAAATGTGTATCGTGGTACAAGTCAACTCTTTATCATGAGGATTTTCAAAGAGAATGGTTTGACTGTTTGGACAAAAACAAAAGCAAAAACAAAAGCACTGCCTAATAAACTTGTATCTACAAGTGTGTTTCGTGGTGTACCAAAAATAAAATTCCATCAACTGATACCAGCCCGTGATTTTAGTGTGAAAACACCCGTAGTATGTCCTGAGCATTATGCCAATCACCTTTATTCGGGCACGTGGAATACTTCTTTCCCAGCTGTAGAAGCTATGGAGCTGGCAAATGCTCAAGTTATGGGGAAGAGTGATCTGATCTATTTTGGACAAAACTGCTTACACCATGCGCTCTATGATTTTGACCGTGATTTTTTATTTGAAGAAATGCACGGCTTAGTTAGTATCAATCCAAGCAAGCGCTTGTTAAGGGTGGGTGATTCTGAAGTGAAGCGAACAATCCCGGCGGGTATATCCCTCCTCGGATGTGCTACAGCCAATTACATTCACTGGCTTACAGAAACATTTCCTAAACTGGCGTTATTAGAAAATCTGGAAGGGTATAAAGACTTTCCTCTGATCATGGATGCTGATTTACATCCGAATATTCTGGAATCGATACGCTTATTAAATACCGATAAAAGGGAGTTGATCTCGCTTAAGCGTGGAGAAATTATGTCAGTTGAACGGCTTATTAGCATATCACCTGTAGCCTATATCCCATTTGATTTTAGGCCCGGCCTTGAGCTGAAGAAGGGTGATATCACACCGGATTATGCTTTGTATTCTCCTGATGGGTTGCGGGCAGTCCGACATAAGCTAACTGAATTATCACAATCTACTGAGGGAACTTCGAAGAAAAAACTATTTCTACGAAGGACAGGTACATCTAGACAGATGTCGAATGCTGCGGAAGTAGAGGAGCTTCTACTAGAGCTAGGATTTGAAATAGTGGAGCCAGAAACCCTTACATTACAGGAGCAAGTGTGCCTTTTCAGTAAAGCAGAATTGATAGTTGGTGCAGGTGGTGCTGCTCTAGGCAATATTGTTTTCGCTCCCGAGGGATGTCATGTTGTAGTGCTGTCGACATGGTCTCCATATACAATTCACTACTATTTCTCCAATCTAGCGTCAATTCTTGGGTTGCGCTGCACTTTATTACTTTGTGAACAGGCAAATAGTGAGCATGATTCTCACCGTGCGCATATGGGACAAAATGTTCCCATTAAATCTCTTATGCGAGCTATTCAGATATGAAAAATAAAATTAACTTTGAAAATTTAACGTTTGATAAATTCAAAGTGTTGGCACTTTCTAATGAGCTGAGTTCCCATGAAAAAGTAGGCTTTCCTGATGAATATCGGAAAGGAAGAGAAGAAGAAATTTTCTCTGATATACGTACGAAAATGCGCTCTCTTAACAGAGATAATATTGTTGCGTTAGATATAGGCCCAGGCTGTAGTCAATTGCCGTTATTGTTGGGTAATTTGTGTCAGCAGCAGTCTGGAGATGTGCATTTTGTTGATAGTAAGGAAATGCTTGATTTGTTACCTAATGCACCTTGGATACATAAGTGGGCAAGGTGTTTTCCTGATGTACCTGAATTATTTGAAGCACTAACGGGTAAGGTCGATTCGATTGTTGTTTATAGTGTGATTCAGTATGTATTTGCAGAAGGCAACCTTTGGGATTTTGTTGATTGCTGCCTGTCCCTTTTGAATGAAGGTGGCGAGGTATTGCTTGGTGATATCCCAAACACAACAATGCGTAAACGTTTCTTCTCCAGTTCGGATGGTATTCGAACACACCAAGAATATACACAAAGTGATGAAATCCCAGATATTTGTTTCAATCAATTGGAACCAGCGAAAATTGATGATTCCGTTGTGCTTGCAATTTTGTCGAGAGCCAGAGCAGCAGGTTTTCATGCTTGGGCATTACCACAGGGACCATCGTTACCCATGTCAAACAGACGTGAAGATATCTTAATTCGCAGACCATAGATGTAATGGTTTATGCTGGAGAAAATAGATGAAATGGGAAAAAAAGGGGTTGATATGTAATGCCAAGAGTATGTCAATTCCTTGGTTTAAGAAAAATGCGATGGTTCCACTTCCCTATTTGAAAAGCAGTAATGTTCTTCGGATTTTTTTAACGATGTGTGATGAGCATAATATTGGACGAATAGGGTATGTTGATGTTGATCCAGAAAATCCCTCACAGATTTTGTCATTCAGTGAGACTCCGGTTCTTGATACTGGAGTGCCAGGGAGTTTCTCCGAGCAAGGCATAGTGACTTCTTCTTTGTTTGAATTTGATAACAAACTCTATATGTATTACTCAGGTTATCAAGCTAACGAGAAACGTCCTTACAGTATTTTTTCTGGTGTCGCGGTGAGCTCAGATGGAGTGGACAATTTCAGAAATCTTTCTGATACCCCAATCTTGGATAGTATTGAAGGTGAGAGTTGTCTTCGTAGTTCACCAACGGTGATAATGGACGGTGAAGATTACCTTGTGTGGTATACATCTGACGCACGAAATGGCTGGGTAAATGATGATGGAAAGCTCTATCCCAGCTACGATATGAAGTTTTTTAGAGCCAAATCCCCCTTGGATTGGTCTGAATGTACCGGTGAAACGTGCATTTCACTTGAGGGTAGTGATGAATTTGGTATTGCTAAAGGGACAATTTGGAGAGAATTGGGGCTTTATAAAGCTCTCTTCTCAGTACGTAGATTTTCTAGTGGATATCGACTCGGGTATGCATATTCATATGATGGACAGAATTTCGTTCGTCAAGACCATAAGGTAGGTATAGATGTTTCTGAAAGTGGGTGGGATAGTGAGATGATCGCTTTTCCTGCTCGTATTGAGTGTGCAGGCAAAATATACCTGTTTTATTCCGGTAACCATTACGGTCAGGGTGGTATCGGATACGCCGAATTAATTAAATGAAATAATTTTTAAAATTTCACGTTTTATTTGAGGTCGTTTATTTTTTTAAGTGCTTTAAATTTTTGATTGATATTCGGCCAGAGTAGCTTCACTGGTAGATTATTTACCTTATATTCTAGTACCAAACGGTGGTACATTCTTATCTAATGTGCTGGGCCGATTAGCTGCCTGATAAGACGTCATTTGTTGCTTTGTTACGAGTGTTATTGCACCCACATTTTAACTCTTCGGTATAAGTCTTCTTTTTTCTGGTTATATCTACTCCGACAACTTAGGTGACAATTGGCGCTTATCCAAGAGTTGGTTTCCACTTGATCATTACAGTGTTGATTTTGGTAAACAAAAACCTACTGACTCATTTAAATACAAAGTGGCTGCATGAATAAGTCAACGGTTATGTCAATCTAAAAAACTTCGGAATCGAGTAGTTAGGAAAAAATATGAATAAAAAAATTGTTATTACAGGGGCAGGGAGCGCTCAATCGAACGCCACCATTAATTGCTTGTTGATGGCCGATGATGGTGAGACGATTGTGGGACCAGGAGCAGATCCGGTTGATCTTATGTTTTGCAGGGCTCATAAGCGTTATCTCGTCCCTCATGCCAGCCAGCCTAACCACAAAGAGTCATTGCTGCGGCTATTGGAAATGGAGCGTCCTGACATGATCCATTTTCAGCATGATTTAGAGGTATGGAAGGCATTACAGTTTCAAGATGAAATTGAGGCTCTAGGAATAAAAATGTTGGTTCCGAGTTTTGAAACAGTTGATACCTGTGTTCATAAGTATAAATCTTGGCTTAAGTTCAAAGAGGCTGGAATTCAGGTCCCAGAAAATATTGTTCTTAATGAACCATCGGACCTGCGTCGAGCATTAAGAGATCTTGGTGATGAAAATGGCACAGTATGGCTTCGATCAATGTCAATTGGAAATGGTGGAAAGGGTTCTTTGGCAGCCAATGATTTTGAAGAGGCAGAAAAATGGATTAACCGTAACAATGGGTGGGGTGAATTTACGGCCGCTGAAATTTTGACCGATAAAACAGTGACATGGCTTTGCATCTATGTCCAAGGTGAACTGATTGTTGCTCAAGGGCGCAGTAGGCATTCATGGGCATATAGTGCCATGAGTCCTTCAGGTGTGACAGGTATAACCAGGGTCTGTGAAACAGTAAGCAATCCGCAGGTAGACGAAATTGCGGTGAAGTCAATTAAGTCTGTGATGCCGGTGCCTCATGGTATTTTTGGTGTTGATATGACCTATGACCGAAATGGAATACCTAATCCTACTGAGATCAATGTTTCCCGCTTTTTCACCACTATTCAGTTCTTTGCAGAAGCAGGGCTGAACATGCCAAAGATCCTTAAAGATATTGTACTTTATGACAAACTTCCTAACCTTGAGTGTCCGGAAAATCCACTACCTGATGGTCTGTTGTGGTTGCGTGCTCTGGATGCACCGCCAATCCTTACTACGGAGGGCGAAATCAATGACACCCTCCTTAAAGTCTAGGGTTTAACAGGGTTTTACGATACTAAGTGTAGGAAAAATGTTATGAATGTTGCTCAGTATGTGGCAAATTTTTTAGTCGACAAGGGAGTGGCCCATGTTTTTGGGTACCAAGGAGGTGCAATCCTCAAGTTGGTAGATGAGTTTGTTGCAACTGGAAAAATTGAGTTTATTCAGAACTATCATGAGCAAGGTTCAGCCTTTTGTGCTGATGCTTACTCGCGTGTTACTGGCAATCTTGGGGTTGCTTTGGCAACTTCTGGGCCCGGTGCAACGAACTTGATGACGGGGATTGTTAATGCCAATTTGGATTCAATACCCACATTGTTTATTACCGGCCAAGACTACAAGGCTAATATTACTAAGAAGAATGGTGCTCGCCAGAACGGCTTCCAAGATTTGGATATTGTCAGTATTGCTAAGCCTGTTACCAAATATTCGTCTTTAGTCGTAGATCCTAAAACAATTCGCTATGAACTTGAAAAAGCTTACTACTGTGCTACTCAGGGTAGACCGGGAGCGGTATTACTGGATATTCCTATCGATATTCAGTTCGCAGAAATTGATCCTAAGGCTCTTAAAGGTTTTACTCCAACTGAAGCCTTCGGTAATTCAGGTATAGATGTTAGCAGAGTAATTCAACTCATGCAGGAAGCCGCTCGCCCGCTAATTCTAGTTGGTGGCGGTGTACGTTTGAGTGGGGCCGAAGAAGCATTTTATCAGTTTGCGAAACAGTCAAATATTCCGGTTATCTCAACCCTTAATGGACTTGATGTGTTTGAAGGTGGTTATGGTTTTGCTGGGTTATATGGTAATACTGCTGCAAATCTCGCCGCACAGAATGCGGACCTGCTAATTGTCCTTGGTGCGCGCCTCGGGCAGCGTCAAGTAGGAAAAGTGCCAGAGAGATATACTATGGCACGCATCATTCACGTTGACATTGATTCTGCAGAGCTCAAGAGAGTGTTTCCTGATGAGCTGATCATCAATGTACACCTAGAAACCTTTATAACAGAAATGTTGTCCGCATTGAGCAAAGAAAACTTGCCAGATTACTCCTTATGGCATGAGACCATCAGTTCTTGGAAAGAAAAATATCACGTCAATGCATTGCTTAATGATGTCGGTTTGGATCCGGTTCGTGTTGTTGAGAAAATGATGCCGTTAACTTCGACAAATGCCATATTTGTCAACGATGTTGGCCAGAACCAGATGTGGGTATCTCAAGCCTTTCAAGTAAAAAAGGGACAGCGACTATTAAACTCTGTAGGTCTGGGGAGTATGGGTTTTTCTCTTCCGGCCGCCATAGGCGCAAAATTTGCCAAGCCAGAACACCTAGTATTGTCCTTCACGGGAGATGGTGGCCTTCAGATTAATGTTCAGGAATTGATGCTGATTGGAATGCGTCAGCTAGGTATAAAAATTGTGGTATTTAACAATAATACTCTGGGTATGATTCGTGAGGTACAAATCCGTTATTACAATGCCAACTATCATGGGGCCAATCCATTTGAATTTGGTTGTGTTGATCTAAAAATGCTGGCGCAGACGTATGGTCTTGGTTATCGACGGATTGGAGCTCTGGAAGATGTTGATTCATTGAGGGATGTTTTTTCGGATGACTTACCCTATATCATTGAAGTACCGATTGCTCTTGATTCTAAATTGACCAATCGTTATGACGAAGCTGATTGCTTCGAAGCGGAACGCATTCATGGATAGAAACTTGTTCATCGACTATGACGGAACATTGATAGATTCTCGACGACGACAGTATGAGTTATTCGTGGAGCTAATTGGCAAGGTTGAAATTAGTCTAGATCAGTATTGGAATGATAAGCGCGACGGAATGAAGCAAAGCGATATGCTTAAATTATATTCCTCACCCTCGCCAGAAAAAATACGTCACTTTAGTCATGCATGGATGAAACTGATTGAAGAACCCAAACGCCTGAAAAAAGATAAGCTAATCTCAGGTGCTTTAGACTTCCTTGGTAAAGCAAAGCAACACTTTAAACTGCATCTTGTAACAGGCAGACAGAATCGTGACTTTCTCATTGAGCAGATGCATCAACTTGGAATTTATAATTATTTCACCAGCATGCTAAATACTGCACAACGTATGTCAAAAGCGAATCTCATGTGCTCGAATACTTGCATCGGCATAAACGATGTATTCATTGGTGATAGTGGCGAAGATATTCTAACTGGCAAGGAATTAGGAATCTTTACTGTGGCTGTTGCCTCAGGCGCAAGTTCTGTTATAAGACTCAAGAAATATACTCCTGATCTCATCGTGAGTTCGG
This genomic interval from Spartinivicinus ruber contains the following:
- a CDS encoding HAD family hydrolase, with the translated sequence MDRNLFIDYDGTLIDSRRRQYELFVELIGKVEISLDQYWNDKRDGMKQSDMLKLYSSPSPEKIRHFSHAWMKLIEEPKRLKKDKLISGALDFLGKAKQHFKLHLVTGRQNRDFLIEQMHQLGIYNYFTSMLNTAQRMSKANLMCSNTCIGINDVFIGDSGEDILTGKELGIFTVAVASGASSVIRLKKYTPDLIVSSVEELDLLALGAC
- a CDS encoding thiamine pyrophosphate-binding protein yields the protein MNVAQYVANFLVDKGVAHVFGYQGGAILKLVDEFVATGKIEFIQNYHEQGSAFCADAYSRVTGNLGVALATSGPGATNLMTGIVNANLDSIPTLFITGQDYKANITKKNGARQNGFQDLDIVSIAKPVTKYSSLVVDPKTIRYELEKAYYCATQGRPGAVLLDIPIDIQFAEIDPKALKGFTPTEAFGNSGIDVSRVIQLMQEAARPLILVGGGVRLSGAEEAFYQFAKQSNIPVISTLNGLDVFEGGYGFAGLYGNTAANLAAQNADLLIVLGARLGQRQVGKVPERYTMARIIHVDIDSAELKRVFPDELIINVHLETFITEMLSALSKENLPDYSLWHETISSWKEKYHVNALLNDVGLDPVRVVEKMMPLTSTNAIFVNDVGQNQMWVSQAFQVKKGQRLLNSVGLGSMGFSLPAAIGAKFAKPEHLVLSFTGDGGLQINVQELMLIGMRQLGIKIVVFNNNTLGMIREVQIRYYNANYHGANPFEFGCVDLKMLAQTYGLGYRRIGALEDVDSLRDVFSDDLPYIIEVPIALDSKLTNRYDEADCFEAERIHG